A stretch of Astyanax mexicanus isolate ESR-SI-001 chromosome 21, AstMex3_surface, whole genome shotgun sequence DNA encodes these proteins:
- the wu:fa56d06 gene encoding uncharacterized protein wu:fa56d06 isoform X2, with translation MLRTVLLLIALSGLQARPLPNDLLRFQNGGWVIGAPQLVQDQLMDNFVYSESNAQSRRSPTDLNNGLIKKQSSVINSESKEKVAVAPAVEVKVQDNPIQKAFGAENRRQGTEPSRRFLVDLNTGLLKEHVSEMDRRVSGFSPYNSPSRQEFRQGTENSRRTLVDIRTGLQLAHLTEMQRSTSPLDEFRQGTEYSPAALLQLRAELMENMERDKFTEDQSKGKDSAHHRASPPEIRRQGTEPSRRFLIDPNTGMLKEHVSEMDRRVSGFYNYPSNYEFRQGTENSQATLVDIRSGHLLAPLSEMQRTVALLSDQGSMEHSPDISPELHSNHLVENIGANEVHIPDFRQAENMEPQKALEHNEVMEELMHGMEYSHANIIDNHIMESAEMKKIDDDGVTMCQGEEIDGKCYYFNSNLLTFSEAETSCKTFSSLGHLASVTSSGLHVRLVELVTRAKGEGVLTWLGGIMRDAQFEWTDGSSWEYSDWMPGHPSTEKYEQSCMEMFRMGESWWTAADCDLKRASVCSYPVRAL, from the exons ATGTTAAGAACAGTGCTGCTCCTTATCGCTTTGTCTG GCCTTCAAGCCAGACCTTTGCCGAATGATCTTCTTCGGTTCCAAAATGGCGGCTGGGTGATTGGAGCTCCACAATTGGTCCAAGATCAACTGATGGACAATTTTGTCTATTCTGAAAGCAATGCACAATCTAGACGTTCCCCAACAGACCTGAATAACGGCCTTATCAAGAAACAAAGCAGTGTAATAAACT CTGAATCTAAGGAGAAAGTTGCTGTTGCTCCTGCTGTTGAAGTGAAAGTGCAGGACAATCCGATCCAGAAAGCCTTTGGTGCTGAGAACCGTAGACAGGGCACAGAACCTTCCAGACGTTTCCTGGTGGATCTGAACACTGGCCTGCTGAAGGAACACGTCAGCGAGATGGACAGGAGAGTTTCAGGAT TCTCTCCATATAACTCTCCATCCCGTCAGGAGTTCCGGCAGGGCACTGAAAACTCACGCAGAACTCTGGTGGATATCCGGACCGGCCTGCAGCTTGCTCATCTAACAGAGATGCAGAGGAGCACATCACCAT tGGATGAATTCAGACAGGGCACAGAGTACAGCCCGGCAGCCCTGCTGCAGCTCAGAGCAGAGCTGATGGAGAACATGGAGAGAGATAAATTTACTGAAGATCAAAGCAAGGGCAAAGACAGCGCTCATCACAGAGCATCTCCACCTGAGATCCGCAGACAGGGAACAGAACCTTCCAGACGTTTCCTTATCGACCCCAACACTGGCATGCTGAAGGAACACGTCAGCGAGATGGACCGGAGAGTCTCAGGCT TCTACAACTACCCATCCAACTACGAGTTCAGACAGGGCACTGAGAACTCTCAGGCTACTCTGGTGGACATCAGATCTGGACACCTTCTGGCTCCACTGTCAGAGATGCAGAGGACAGTAGCACTAT TATCTGACCAAGGAAGTATGGAACACTCTCCAGACATTTCACCAGAGctgcacagcaaccaccttgtagAGAACATAGGAGCAAATGAAG TACATATACCTGACTTCAGACAAGCTGAAAACATGGAGCCGCAGAAAGCTCTAGAACATAATGAGG TTATGGAGGAGTTAATGCATGGTATGGAATACAGCCATGCTAACATCATTGATAACCACATCATGGAGTCTGCTGAGATGAAGAAAATTGATG ATGATGGAGTTACTATGTGCCAGGGGGAGGAAATTGATGGGAAATGTTATTATTTCAACTCAAATCTACTGACCTTCAGTGAAGCCGAG ACTTCCTGTAAAACGTTCTCTTCACTTGGACACTTGGCTTCAGTGACGAGTTCTGGTCTACATGTACGACTTGTGGAGTTGGTGACCAGGGCCAAGGGTGAAGGAGTCCTGACGTGGTTAGGTGGCATCATGAGG GATGCCCAGTTTGAGTGGACTGATGGATCTAGCTGGGAATATAGTGACTGGATGCCCGGTCACCCCAGCACAGAGAAATACGAGCAGTCCTGCATGGAGATGTTCAGAATGG GTGAGAGCTGGTGGACAGCAGCAGACTGTGACCTGAAGAGAGCATCAGTTTGCTCATACCCTGTAAGAGCACTGTGA
- the wu:fa56d06 gene encoding uncharacterized protein wu:fa56d06 isoform X3 has product MLRTVLLLIALSGLQARPLPNDLLRFQNGGWVIGAPQLVQDQLMDNFVYSESNAQSRRSPTDLNNGLIKKQSSVINSESKEKVAVAPAVEVKVQDNPIQKAFGAENRRQGTEPSRRFLVDLNTGLLKEHVSEMDRRVSGFYNYPSNREFRQGTEPSRRFLVDLRTGLLKSHVSEMNRRVSGSEETVAGERVEIQKARPVEMRRQGTEPSRRFLVDLNTGILKEHVSEMDRRVSGFSPYNSPSRQEFRQGTENSRRTLVDIRTGLQLAHLTEMQRSTSPLDEFRQGTEYSPAALLQLRAELMENMERDKFTEDQSKGKDSAHHRASPPEIRRQGTEPSRRFLIDPNTGMLKEHVSEMDRRVSGFYNYPSNYEFRQGTENSQATLVDIRSGHLLAPLSEMQRTVALLSDQGSMEHSPDISPELHSNHLVENIGANEVHIPDFRQAENMEPQKALEHNEVMEELMHGMEYSHANIIDNHIMESAEMKKIDDDGVTMCQGEEIDGKCYYFNSNLLTFSEAETSCKTFSSLGHLASVTSSGLHVRLVELVTRAKGEGVLTWLGGIMRDAQFEWTDGSSWEYSDWMPGHPSTEKYEQSCMEMFRMGESWWTAADCDLKRASVCSYPVRAL; this is encoded by the exons ATGTTAAGAACAGTGCTGCTCCTTATCGCTTTGTCTG GCCTTCAAGCCAGACCTTTGCCGAATGATCTTCTTCGGTTCCAAAATGGCGGCTGGGTGATTGGAGCTCCACAATTGGTCCAAGATCAACTGATGGACAATTTTGTCTATTCTGAAAGCAATGCACAATCTAGACGTTCCCCAACAGACCTGAATAACGGCCTTATCAAGAAACAAAGCAGTGTAATAAACT CTGAATCTAAGGAGAAAGTTGCTGTTGCTCCTGCTGTTGAAGTGAAAGTGCAGGACAATCCGATCCAGAAAGCCTTTGGTGCTGAGAACCGTAGACAGGGCACAGAACCTTCCAGACGTTTCCTGGTGGATCTGAACACTGGCCTGCTGAAGGAACACGTCAGCGAGATGGACAGGAGAGTTTCAGGAT TCTACAACTACCCATCTAACAGAGAGTTCAGACAGGGTACTGAACCTTCCAGACGTTTCCTGGTGGATCTGAGAACAGGCCTTTTGAAGAGTCACGTCAGCGAGATGAACAGGAGAGTTTCAGGCT CTGAAGAAACTGTAGCAGGAGAGAGGGTGGAAATCCAGAAGGCACGCCCCGTTGAGATGCGCAGACAGGGAACTGAACCTTCCAGACGTTTCCTAGTGGATCTGAACACCGGCATCCTGAAGGAGCACGTCAGTGAGATGGACAGGAGAGTTTCAGGCT TCTCTCCATATAACTCTCCATCCCGTCAGGAGTTCCGGCAGGGCACTGAAAACTCACGCAGAACTCTGGTGGATATCCGGACCGGCCTGCAGCTTGCTCATCTAACAGAGATGCAGAGGAGCACATCACCAT tGGATGAATTCAGACAGGGCACAGAGTACAGCCCGGCAGCCCTGCTGCAGCTCAGAGCAGAGCTGATGGAGAACATGGAGAGAGATAAATTTACTGAAGATCAAAGCAAGGGCAAAGACAGCGCTCATCACAGAGCATCTCCACCTGAGATCCGCAGACAGGGAACAGAACCTTCCAGACGTTTCCTTATCGACCCCAACACTGGCATGCTGAAGGAACACGTCAGCGAGATGGACCGGAGAGTCTCAGGCT TCTACAACTACCCATCCAACTACGAGTTCAGACAGGGCACTGAGAACTCTCAGGCTACTCTGGTGGACATCAGATCTGGACACCTTCTGGCTCCACTGTCAGAGATGCAGAGGACAGTAGCACTAT TATCTGACCAAGGAAGTATGGAACACTCTCCAGACATTTCACCAGAGctgcacagcaaccaccttgtagAGAACATAGGAGCAAATGAAG TACATATACCTGACTTCAGACAAGCTGAAAACATGGAGCCGCAGAAAGCTCTAGAACATAATGAGG TTATGGAGGAGTTAATGCATGGTATGGAATACAGCCATGCTAACATCATTGATAACCACATCATGGAGTCTGCTGAGATGAAGAAAATTGATG ATGATGGAGTTACTATGTGCCAGGGGGAGGAAATTGATGGGAAATGTTATTATTTCAACTCAAATCTACTGACCTTCAGTGAAGCCGAG ACTTCCTGTAAAACGTTCTCTTCACTTGGACACTTGGCTTCAGTGACGAGTTCTGGTCTACATGTACGACTTGTGGAGTTGGTGACCAGGGCCAAGGGTGAAGGAGTCCTGACGTGGTTAGGTGGCATCATGAGG GATGCCCAGTTTGAGTGGACTGATGGATCTAGCTGGGAATATAGTGACTGGATGCCCGGTCACCCCAGCACAGAGAAATACGAGCAGTCCTGCATGGAGATGTTCAGAATGG GTGAGAGCTGGTGGACAGCAGCAGACTGTGACCTGAAGAGAGCATCAGTTTGCTCATACCCTGTAAGAGCACTGTGA
- the wu:fa56d06 gene encoding uncharacterized protein wu:fa56d06 isoform X1, producing the protein MLRTVLLLIALSGLQARPLPNDLLRFQNGGWVIGAPQLVQDQLMDNFVYSESNAQSRRSPTDLNNGLIKKQSSVINSESKEKVAVAPAVEVKVQDNPIQKAFGAENRRQGTEPSRRFLVDLNTGLLKEHVSEMDRRVSGFYNYPSNREFRQGTEPSRRFLVDLRTGLLKSHVSEMNRRVSGFSPYNSPSRQEFRQGTENSRRTLVDIRTGLQLAHLTEMQRSTSPLDEFRQGTEYSPAALLQLRAELMENMERDKFTEDQSKGKDSAHHRASPPEIRRQGTEPSRRFLIDPNTGMLKEHVSEMDRRVSGFYNYPSNYEFRQGTENSQATLVDIRSGHLLAPLSEMQRTVALLSDQGSMEHSPDISPELHSNHLVENIGANEVHIPDFRQAENMEPQKALEHNEVMEELMHGMEYSHANIIDNHIMESAEMKKIDDDGVTMCQGEEIDGKCYYFNSNLLTFSEAETSCKTFSSLGHLASVTSSGLHVRLVELVTRAKGEGVLTWLGGIMRDAQFEWTDGSSWEYSDWMPGHPSTEKYEQSCMEMFRMGESWWTAADCDLKRASVCSYPVRAL; encoded by the exons ATGTTAAGAACAGTGCTGCTCCTTATCGCTTTGTCTG GCCTTCAAGCCAGACCTTTGCCGAATGATCTTCTTCGGTTCCAAAATGGCGGCTGGGTGATTGGAGCTCCACAATTGGTCCAAGATCAACTGATGGACAATTTTGTCTATTCTGAAAGCAATGCACAATCTAGACGTTCCCCAACAGACCTGAATAACGGCCTTATCAAGAAACAAAGCAGTGTAATAAACT CTGAATCTAAGGAGAAAGTTGCTGTTGCTCCTGCTGTTGAAGTGAAAGTGCAGGACAATCCGATCCAGAAAGCCTTTGGTGCTGAGAACCGTAGACAGGGCACAGAACCTTCCAGACGTTTCCTGGTGGATCTGAACACTGGCCTGCTGAAGGAACACGTCAGCGAGATGGACAGGAGAGTTTCAGGAT TCTACAACTACCCATCTAACAGAGAGTTCAGACAGGGTACTGAACCTTCCAGACGTTTCCTGGTGGATCTGAGAACAGGCCTTTTGAAGAGTCACGTCAGCGAGATGAACAGGAGAGTTTCAGGCT TCTCTCCATATAACTCTCCATCCCGTCAGGAGTTCCGGCAGGGCACTGAAAACTCACGCAGAACTCTGGTGGATATCCGGACCGGCCTGCAGCTTGCTCATCTAACAGAGATGCAGAGGAGCACATCACCAT tGGATGAATTCAGACAGGGCACAGAGTACAGCCCGGCAGCCCTGCTGCAGCTCAGAGCAGAGCTGATGGAGAACATGGAGAGAGATAAATTTACTGAAGATCAAAGCAAGGGCAAAGACAGCGCTCATCACAGAGCATCTCCACCTGAGATCCGCAGACAGGGAACAGAACCTTCCAGACGTTTCCTTATCGACCCCAACACTGGCATGCTGAAGGAACACGTCAGCGAGATGGACCGGAGAGTCTCAGGCT TCTACAACTACCCATCCAACTACGAGTTCAGACAGGGCACTGAGAACTCTCAGGCTACTCTGGTGGACATCAGATCTGGACACCTTCTGGCTCCACTGTCAGAGATGCAGAGGACAGTAGCACTAT TATCTGACCAAGGAAGTATGGAACACTCTCCAGACATTTCACCAGAGctgcacagcaaccaccttgtagAGAACATAGGAGCAAATGAAG TACATATACCTGACTTCAGACAAGCTGAAAACATGGAGCCGCAGAAAGCTCTAGAACATAATGAGG TTATGGAGGAGTTAATGCATGGTATGGAATACAGCCATGCTAACATCATTGATAACCACATCATGGAGTCTGCTGAGATGAAGAAAATTGATG ATGATGGAGTTACTATGTGCCAGGGGGAGGAAATTGATGGGAAATGTTATTATTTCAACTCAAATCTACTGACCTTCAGTGAAGCCGAG ACTTCCTGTAAAACGTTCTCTTCACTTGGACACTTGGCTTCAGTGACGAGTTCTGGTCTACATGTACGACTTGTGGAGTTGGTGACCAGGGCCAAGGGTGAAGGAGTCCTGACGTGGTTAGGTGGCATCATGAGG GATGCCCAGTTTGAGTGGACTGATGGATCTAGCTGGGAATATAGTGACTGGATGCCCGGTCACCCCAGCACAGAGAAATACGAGCAGTCCTGCATGGAGATGTTCAGAATGG GTGAGAGCTGGTGGACAGCAGCAGACTGTGACCTGAAGAGAGCATCAGTTTGCTCATACCCTGTAAGAGCACTGTGA